A genomic region of Amphiura filiformis chromosome 6, Afil_fr2py, whole genome shotgun sequence contains the following coding sequences:
- the LOC140154088 gene encoding neutral cholesterol ester hydrolase 1-like, giving the protein MLSVYPHLPASIRDFMDRPAITNDNPDLNVTETTLDGIPAIFYRPVGVNDKSLPAVIYLHGGGWMFGSIYEFHPMVSNIAVSLNRTRPTLVISVGYRLAPKHIFPAAIDDVTRGIVWLLRHTEELRIDKHRIVVIGESAGGNLAAAVTQRLTFDGQYKDLPKLRAHVLMYPVLQMFDLKTPSYQQNGPYRTLILSPVWIAQMFSNYIVGNETLAPILINNEHIAPYARTSTPYSKFVSHDLIPEEFKKENYAPPDINLGYDHVYNEIKDIVLNPDFAPLMRPILEGLPEAYIVTCQFDILRDDGILYAKRLEKQNVKTTLRNYKTGFHGQPIPENSSILVPHLVDDILRVLEEFTK; this is encoded by the exons ATGTTATCCGTTTACCCACATCTACCGGCAAGCATCAGGGACTTCATGGACCGTCCTGCTATTACCAACGACAACCCTGACTTGAACGTAACAGAAACTACCTTAGATGGAATACCTGCTATATTCTACCGGCCGGTTGGTGTGAATGACAAGTCACTACCAGCGGTGATTTATTTACATGGAGGCGGATGGATGTTTGGAAGCATTT ATGAATTTCACCCAATGGTTTCAAATATAGCAGTTTCACTCAATCGTACTAGGCCTACTTTGGTCATTTCTGTTGG tTATCGGCTCGCTCCTAAACATATATTTCCAGCTGCAATTGATGACGTCACGAGAGGCATTGTTTGGCTGCTGCGCCATACCGAAGAGCTGAGAATTGATAAACATAGAATCGTAGTCATCGGTGAAAGTGCCGGAGGTAATCTTGCTGCAGCTGTGACGCAGAGGCTAACATTTGATGGTCAATACAAAGATCTACCGAAACTAAGGGCTCATGTACTGATGTATCCAGTTCTCCAGATGTTTGATTTGAAGACGCCTTCGTATCAGCAAAATGGACCCTACCGCACACTTATACTAAGCCCCGTGTGGATAGCACAGATGTTTAGCAATTACATAGTCGGCAATGAAACACTGGCTCCTATACTTATAAACAATGAACACATCGCACCATACGCTAGGACAAGCACCCCATACTCCAAATTTGTATCTCACGATCTCATACCCGAAGAGTTCAAAAAAGAAAACTATGCACCACCTGATATAAATCTTGGCTATGACCATGTTTATAACGAAATCAAAGATATTGTTCTCAATCCAGACTTCGCGCCGTTAATGCGTCCTATATTGGAAGGTTTACCGGAAGCGTATATTGTCACGTGTCAGTTTGATATCTTAAGGGATGATGGGATATTATATGCAAAGCGTTTGGAGAAACAAAACGTGAAAACAACGCTACGTAATTACAAGACTGGCTTTCATGGGCAACCGATTCCGGAAAATTCTTCAATTTTAGTTCCGCACCTTGTCGATGACATCCTTAGAGTTCTAGAAGAATTCACTAAATAA